The proteins below come from a single Beutenbergia cavernae DSM 12333 genomic window:
- a CDS encoding winged helix-turn-helix transcriptional regulator, with translation MADLLLLTSEPGGSAQVLPALSLLNHRIRVLPVEPSALLDAPDADVVLLDARRDLVTARTTCRLLRSTGLAVPLLLVLTEGGLTVVTADWGTDDIILDTAGPAELTTRLRLLAERGATQRGADEPTEIEAGELMIDPSGYTVRLRGRPLDLTYKEFELLKYLVQHPGRVFTRAQLLQEVWGYDYYGGTRTVDVHVRRLRAKLGTEHEQLIGTVRNVGYRFDPPRERRVAEPPPASDGPAA, from the coding sequence GTGGCGGACCTGTTGCTGCTCACGTCCGAGCCGGGAGGCTCCGCCCAGGTCCTGCCCGCCCTGTCGCTGCTCAACCACCGCATCCGCGTCCTGCCCGTCGAACCCTCCGCTCTCCTCGACGCCCCGGACGCCGACGTCGTGCTGCTCGACGCGCGGCGGGACCTCGTCACCGCGCGCACCACGTGCCGCCTGCTCCGCTCGACGGGCCTGGCCGTGCCGCTGCTCCTCGTGCTGACCGAGGGCGGGCTGACGGTGGTGACGGCTGACTGGGGCACGGACGACATCATCCTCGACACGGCGGGTCCGGCCGAGCTCACGACCCGGCTCCGCCTGCTCGCGGAGCGCGGCGCCACGCAGCGTGGGGCGGACGAGCCGACCGAGATCGAGGCCGGCGAGCTGATGATCGACCCCAGCGGGTACACGGTCCGGCTGCGGGGCCGGCCCCTCGACCTCACGTACAAGGAGTTCGAGCTCCTGAAGTACCTCGTGCAGCATCCCGGCCGGGTGTTCACCCGGGCGCAGCTCCTGCAGGAGGTGTGGGGGTACGACTACTACGGGGGCACGCGCACCGTGGACGTCCACGTGCGGCGGCTGCGCGCGAAGCTCGGCACCGAGCACGAGCAGCTCATCGGCACGGTGCGCAACGTCGGCTACCGGTTCGACCCTCCCCGGGAGCGGCGCGTCGCGGAGCCGCCGCCGGCGTCCGACGGACCGGCCGCCTGA
- a CDS encoding DUF47 domain-containing protein, with translation MRLRLTPRDATFFDLFAGQAQYLVTGADLLAQIVGADPEERPTIAGRLRDAEHDADEATHTIMRRLNQTFVTPFDRDDIYELASSLDDCMDEMEEAGDLIVLYQLGDLPKQVVRQVGVLQRCAELTALAMPRLRSMQDLSDYWVEVNRLENEADRAYRKLLAGIYEGKTPAGTDPLAIMKLKEVIDVLESAADAFEKVANTVETIALKEA, from the coding sequence GTGCGCCTGCGACTCACGCCCCGCGATGCGACGTTCTTCGACCTCTTCGCCGGCCAGGCGCAGTACCTGGTGACCGGTGCGGACCTGCTGGCACAGATCGTCGGCGCCGACCCGGAGGAGCGCCCCACGATCGCGGGCCGCCTCCGCGACGCCGAGCACGACGCCGACGAGGCCACGCACACGATCATGCGGCGGCTCAACCAGACGTTCGTGACGCCGTTCGACCGGGACGACATCTACGAGCTCGCGTCGAGCCTCGACGACTGCATGGACGAGATGGAGGAGGCCGGCGACCTCATCGTCCTGTACCAGCTCGGGGACCTCCCGAAGCAGGTCGTGCGCCAGGTCGGCGTGCTGCAGCGGTGCGCCGAGCTGACCGCCCTGGCGATGCCGCGCCTGCGGTCGATGCAGGACCTCAGCGACTACTGGGTCGAGGTGAACCGCCTCGAGAACGAGGCCGACCGCGCCTACCGCAAGCTGCTGGCCGGCATCTACGAGGGGAAGACGCCGGCGGGCACCGACCCGCTGGCGATCATGAAGCTCAAGGAGGTCATCGACGTCCTCGAGTCCGCGGCCGATGCGTTCGAGAAGGTGGCGAACACCGTCGAGACGATCGCTCTCAAGGAAGCCTGA
- a CDS encoding inorganic phosphate transporter — protein sequence MEIALVVLVVALALAFDYTNGFHDAANAIATSVSTRALTPRAALIMAAAMNFIGALLGTEVAETIATQIVAFDLSDSEHAHVALVAILAALIGAIVWNLITWWRGLPSSSTHALIGGLVGAGIAGSFMVKWDAVVDKVVLPMIFSPLVGFSLAFLLMVGVLWLFRNSAPAKTFRRFRAAQTVSAAAMALGHGLQDAQKTMGVIFLALLTAGWAEREDGIPLWVKLAAAAAISAGTYSGGWRIMRTLGRRIIELDPARGFVAESVAAGVLYTTAFWLHAPISTTHTITSAIMGVGATKRVSAVRWGVAGNIATAWVLTIPAAAAVAALTYFLLSLVLL from the coding sequence GTGGAGATCGCGCTCGTCGTCCTCGTGGTCGCGCTCGCCCTGGCGTTCGACTACACCAACGGCTTCCACGACGCCGCGAACGCCATCGCGACGTCCGTGTCGACCCGGGCCCTGACGCCGCGCGCGGCTCTCATCATGGCCGCGGCGATGAACTTCATCGGGGCGCTCCTCGGCACCGAGGTCGCGGAGACCATCGCCACGCAGATCGTCGCGTTCGACCTCAGCGACTCGGAGCACGCCCACGTGGCGCTCGTCGCGATCCTCGCGGCCCTCATCGGCGCGATCGTGTGGAACCTCATCACCTGGTGGCGCGGCCTGCCGTCGTCGTCGACGCACGCCCTCATCGGCGGCCTGGTGGGTGCGGGGATCGCCGGGAGCTTCATGGTGAAGTGGGACGCCGTCGTCGACAAGGTCGTCCTGCCGATGATCTTCTCCCCGCTCGTCGGCTTCTCGCTCGCGTTCCTGCTCATGGTCGGCGTGCTGTGGCTCTTCCGGAACTCCGCGCCGGCGAAGACGTTCCGGCGCTTCCGTGCGGCGCAGACTGTCTCCGCCGCCGCGATGGCCCTCGGGCACGGGCTGCAGGACGCGCAGAAGACGATGGGCGTGATCTTCCTCGCGCTGCTCACGGCGGGCTGGGCGGAGCGCGAGGACGGCATCCCCCTGTGGGTGAAGCTGGCGGCCGCGGCGGCGATCAGTGCCGGCACGTACTCGGGCGGCTGGCGCATCATGCGCACGCTCGGTCGGCGCATCATCGAGCTCGACCCGGCCCGCGGGTTCGTGGCCGAGTCCGTGGCCGCGGGCGTGCTCTACACGACGGCGTTCTGGCTGCACGCGCCGATCTCGACGACGCACACGATCACCTCGGCGATCATGGGCGTCGGGGCCACGAAGCGGGTCTCCGCGGTGCGCTGGGGCGTGGCCGGCAACATCGCGACGGCGTGGGTCCTCACCATCCCGGCCGCCGCCGCCGTCGCCGCGCTCACGTACTTCCTGCTGAGCCTGGTGCTCCTCTGA
- a CDS encoding septum formation family protein yields MNTRRLGRLVGATVAAAGTIAAMSACGMLGGSVPTAEVGDCTNADDLNTQFTEFPTVDCSEEHDAEVFYKFEMPDGDFPGDDAISTEAEAQCTGDAFTDYVGVAYADSEIYANFVPPNEDTWNDNNDREVICILVLDGETTTGSLEGANR; encoded by the coding sequence ATGAACACCCGACGACTCGGCCGCCTGGTCGGAGCCACCGTCGCCGCCGCTGGAACGATCGCTGCGATGTCCGCGTGCGGGATGCTCGGAGGCTCCGTGCCCACCGCAGAGGTCGGCGACTGCACGAACGCCGACGACCTCAACACCCAGTTCACGGAGTTCCCGACGGTCGACTGCTCCGAGGAGCACGACGCGGAGGTCTTCTACAAGTTCGAGATGCCCGACGGCGACTTCCCCGGTGACGACGCCATCTCGACCGAGGCCGAGGCGCAGTGCACCGGCGACGCGTTCACCGACTACGTCGGCGTCGCGTACGCCGACTCCGAGATCTACGCGAACTTCGTGCCGCCGAACGAGGACACCTGGAACGACAACAACGACCGCGAGGTCATCTGCATCCTCGTGCTCGACGGCGAGACGACGACCGGCTCGCTCGAGGGCGCGAACCGCTGA
- the pstB gene encoding phosphate ABC transporter ATP-binding protein PstB — translation MSKRIDVSDLNVYYGDFRAVEGVTMAIEPRTVTALIGPSGCGKSTFLRTLNRMHEVIPGARVEGKAVMDGLDLYGPGVDPVEVRRQVGMVFQRPNPFPTMSISENVLAGVRLNNRRLSKPDAAELVERSLRGANLWNEVKDRLDKPGSSLSGGQQQRLCIARAIAVEPQVLLMDEPCSALDPISTLAIEDLMAELKKSYTIVIVTHNMQQAARVSDRTGFFTIDGAGRPGHLVEMDDTATMFSSPSQKATEDYISGRFG, via the coding sequence ATGTCCAAGCGCATCGACGTCAGTGACCTCAACGTCTACTACGGCGACTTCCGCGCCGTCGAGGGCGTCACGATGGCCATCGAGCCGCGCACCGTGACGGCGCTCATCGGGCCGTCCGGCTGCGGCAAGTCGACGTTCCTGCGGACGCTCAACCGCATGCACGAGGTGATCCCCGGCGCCCGCGTGGAGGGCAAGGCCGTGATGGACGGGCTCGACCTGTACGGCCCGGGCGTCGACCCCGTGGAGGTGCGCCGGCAGGTCGGCATGGTGTTCCAGCGCCCGAACCCGTTCCCCACGATGTCGATCTCGGAGAACGTGCTGGCCGGCGTGCGGCTGAACAACCGCCGCCTGTCGAAGCCGGACGCCGCCGAGCTCGTGGAGCGGTCGCTGCGCGGCGCGAACCTGTGGAACGAGGTCAAGGACCGTCTCGACAAGCCGGGCTCGTCGCTGTCCGGCGGCCAGCAGCAGCGGCTGTGCATCGCGCGCGCGATCGCCGTCGAGCCGCAGGTCCTCCTCATGGACGAGCCGTGCTCGGCGCTCGACCCGATCTCCACGCTCGCCATCGAGGACCTCATGGCCGAGCTCAAGAAGAGCTACACGATCGTCATCGTGACGCACAACATGCAGCAGGCGGCGCGGGTCTCCGACCGGACCGGCTTCTTCACGATCGACGGCGCCGGCCGCCCGGGCCATCTCGTCGAGATGGACGACACCGCCACGATGTTCTCCTCACCCAGCCAGAAGGCCACGGAGGACTACATCTCCGGCCGCTTCGGCTGA
- the pstA gene encoding phosphate ABC transporter permease PstA yields MATQTTAPARGASQPRGNAPAPGVGRLSLRRRLTNHAMTIFVTLAFLIALVPLVSLLWTAVSNGLRSFSWEFLTTDMTGVFGDMTSGGARHAIIGTLLITLAATIISVPIGLLAAVYLVEYGRGPLARALTFFVDVMTGIPSIVAGLFAFALFTLLLGPAYRAGIMGAAALAVLMIPVVVRSTEEMLRLVPNELREASYALGVPKWRTIVKVVLRTSLPGIVTGVMLSIARIIGETAPLLLTVGLVTMVNTNLFEGRMATLPVFAYRQYQQGGTGIDRAWAAALTLILIVMALNLIARLISRRFSTASR; encoded by the coding sequence ATGGCCACGCAGACGACCGCGCCCGCGCGGGGCGCCTCGCAGCCCCGCGGCAACGCTCCGGCCCCTGGCGTCGGACGACTGAGCCTGCGCCGCCGCCTCACGAACCACGCGATGACCATCTTCGTCACGCTCGCGTTCCTCATCGCTCTCGTCCCGCTCGTCTCCCTGCTGTGGACCGCCGTCTCGAACGGGCTGCGGTCGTTCAGCTGGGAGTTCCTGACGACGGACATGACCGGCGTGTTCGGCGACATGACGTCGGGCGGTGCGAGGCACGCGATCATCGGCACGCTGCTCATCACGCTGGCGGCCACCATCATCTCCGTGCCGATCGGGCTCCTCGCAGCCGTCTACCTCGTCGAGTACGGGCGCGGCCCCCTGGCCCGGGCGCTGACGTTCTTCGTCGACGTCATGACGGGCATCCCGTCGATCGTGGCCGGCCTGTTCGCGTTCGCGCTGTTCACCCTGCTGCTCGGCCCGGCCTACCGGGCGGGCATCATGGGTGCCGCCGCCCTCGCCGTCCTCATGATCCCCGTCGTCGTCCGCTCGACGGAGGAGATGCTGCGCCTCGTCCCGAACGAGCTGCGGGAGGCCTCCTACGCGCTCGGCGTGCCGAAGTGGCGCACGATCGTCAAGGTCGTGCTCCGGACGTCGCTGCCCGGCATCGTCACCGGCGTCATGCTCTCGATCGCCCGCATCATCGGCGAGACGGCGCCCCTGCTGCTCACCGTCGGTCTGGTCACGATGGTCAACACGAACCTGTTCGAGGGCCGGATGGCCACCCTGCCCGTGTTCGCCTACCGCCAGTACCAGCAGGGCGGGACGGGGATCGACCGCGCCTGGGCAGCCGCCCTCACGCTCATCCTCATCGTCATGGCCCTCAACCTGATCGCCCGCCTCATCAGCCGTCGGTTCTCGACGGCGTCGCGCTGA
- the pstC gene encoding phosphate ABC transporter permease subunit PstC — translation MAVTSPPETAPPSEPRPGRHPGRVGNRVFAGLSTGAGVLILVTLAAVAAFLLVQAWPAISASQADLEGVSFFRGSSLLGYLGPLVFGTVLSSVLALIIAVPLSVGIALFITQYAPRRLAQGMGYLIDLLAAIPSVIFGLWGTFWLLPVLDPVFRWLTDTLGFIPLFEGYTAPARNIASASVVLAVMILPIITAVSREVFLQTPPLHTEAALALGSTRWEMIRMAVLPFGRSGVISASMLGLGRALGETMAVLMVLSPGYLFSFYLLQPGQHQSIAANIAAQFPEAHGLATNVLIATGLGLFVITLGVNMLARWIIARRAEFSGAN, via the coding sequence GTGGCTGTGACCTCCCCGCCCGAGACGGCGCCGCCCAGCGAGCCGCGTCCGGGCCGCCATCCCGGGCGCGTCGGCAACCGCGTGTTCGCCGGCCTGTCCACGGGCGCCGGCGTGCTCATCCTCGTGACGCTGGCCGCGGTGGCGGCCTTCCTGCTCGTCCAGGCGTGGCCGGCGATCTCCGCGTCCCAGGCCGACCTCGAGGGCGTCTCCTTCTTCCGCGGCTCCTCGCTGCTCGGGTACCTCGGGCCGCTCGTCTTCGGGACGGTCCTCTCGAGCGTGCTCGCCCTGATCATCGCGGTGCCGCTCAGCGTCGGGATCGCGCTGTTCATCACGCAGTACGCCCCGCGCCGCCTCGCGCAGGGGATGGGCTACCTCATCGACCTGCTCGCGGCGATCCCCAGCGTCATCTTCGGCCTCTGGGGCACGTTCTGGCTGCTCCCGGTGCTCGACCCGGTGTTCCGGTGGCTCACGGACACGCTCGGGTTCATCCCGCTCTTCGAGGGCTACACGGCCCCGGCGCGGAACATCGCGTCGGCGTCGGTGGTGCTCGCCGTGATGATCCTGCCGATCATCACGGCCGTCTCGCGCGAGGTCTTCCTCCAGACGCCGCCGCTGCACACGGAGGCGGCCCTGGCGCTCGGGTCCACGCGCTGGGAGATGATCCGGATGGCCGTGCTGCCGTTCGGCCGGTCCGGCGTCATCAGCGCCTCGATGCTCGGCCTGGGGCGCGCCCTGGGCGAGACGATGGCCGTGCTGATGGTCCTGTCGCCCGGGTACCTGTTCTCCTTCTACCTGCTCCAGCCGGGCCAGCACCAGAGCATCGCCGCCAACATCGCCGCGCAGTTCCCGGAGGCGCACGGCCTCGCGACGAACGTGCTGATCGCGACGGGGCTCGGCCTGTTCGTCATCACGCTGGGGGTCAACATGCTCGCGCGCTGGATCATCGCGCGCCGGGCCGAGTTCTCGGGAGCGAACTGA
- a CDS encoding phosphate ABC transporter substrate-binding protein PstS translates to MKLVSTRRSRGAALAAVAAGAALLLAACGGNADGSENGTDGEETTDGGSNAADLSGVLAGAGASSQEAAMAGWQAGFGDLAPNVQFSYDAVGSSGGREQFLSGGVQFAGSDAALDPDELAAATERCFGGEALELPLYISPIAVVYNLPDLGVENLQLDAATIAQIFNGDITSWDDPAIAEANPDATLPALAIIPVNRSDGSGTTENFTEYLAAASEGAWPHEPSDAWPVEGGQSGNGTSGLIDTVNSAEGTIGYADASRAGDLGTVALQVGEEYVPYSAEAAAAVVDASPATEDATDLRLTVELDRTTTAAGAYPLVLISYSIACSTYDNEEDAANVAALLSYIASPEGQERSAQPDVAGSAPISDDLRTRVEAAIAEIGTA, encoded by the coding sequence GTGAAGCTTGTCTCGACGCGGCGCTCGCGCGGCGCCGCCCTGGCCGCAGTCGCGGCGGGTGCCGCCCTGCTCCTCGCCGCTTGCGGCGGCAACGCCGACGGGTCGGAGAACGGCACCGACGGCGAGGAGACGACGGACGGCGGCAGCAACGCCGCCGACCTGAGCGGTGTGCTCGCCGGCGCGGGGGCCTCCTCGCAGGAGGCGGCGATGGCCGGATGGCAGGCCGGGTTCGGCGACCTCGCCCCGAACGTCCAGTTCAGCTACGACGCGGTCGGCTCCAGCGGCGGCCGCGAGCAGTTCCTCTCGGGCGGCGTGCAGTTCGCCGGCTCCGACGCGGCCCTCGACCCCGACGAGCTGGCCGCCGCGACCGAGCGCTGCTTCGGCGGCGAGGCGCTCGAGCTCCCGCTCTACATCTCGCCGATCGCCGTCGTCTACAACCTCCCGGACCTCGGCGTGGAGAACCTCCAGCTCGACGCCGCGACGATCGCGCAGATCTTCAACGGTGACATCACCTCATGGGACGACCCGGCGATCGCCGAGGCGAACCCCGACGCGACGCTCCCCGCCCTCGCCATCATCCCGGTCAACCGGTCGGACGGCTCCGGGACGACGGAGAACTTCACCGAGTACCTCGCCGCCGCCAGCGAGGGCGCGTGGCCGCACGAGCCGAGCGACGCGTGGCCGGTCGAGGGCGGGCAGTCCGGCAACGGCACGTCCGGCCTCATCGACACGGTGAACTCGGCCGAGGGCACGATCGGGTACGCCGACGCCTCGCGCGCCGGTGACCTCGGCACCGTCGCCCTCCAGGTCGGCGAGGAGTACGTGCCGTACTCCGCCGAGGCAGCTGCCGCCGTCGTCGACGCCTCCCCGGCCACCGAGGACGCGACCGACCTGCGGCTGACCGTCGAGCTCGACCGCACGACGACCGCCGCGGGCGCCTACCCGCTCGTGCTCATCTCGTACTCGATCGCGTGCTCGACGTACGACAACGAGGAGGACGCCGCGAACGTGGCCGCGCTGCTCTCCTACATCGCGAGCCCGGAGGGTCAGGAGCGCTCGGCGCAGCCGGACGTCGCCGGCTCCGCGCCCATCTCGGACGACCTGCGCACGCGGGTCGAGGCGGCGATCGCCGAGATCGGGACCGCTTGA
- a CDS encoding NUDIX hydrolase, which produces MSRSRPTVHAAGALVWRRSRRTLQVLLVHRPRYDDWSWPKGKLDPGETLPACAVREVAEETGLQVVLGVPLPQVRYRVADGRLKACHYWAAQAADDGDPSLRARPAVTPCHPTEIDEARWVDVRTARKMLTRADDRAPLDALVDLWDEGALTTRTLVVVRHARARKRAAWNRGENTRPLTRAGATQAAALAPLLAAFGVRRLVSSPWRRCTATLEPYASSARLAVETRDELTEAAHKRSRSGVRGVVTQLVRAAAARAASPAGEGNPGGLAPSADGVIALCTHRPVLPTLVEVLEARSPSRVRKVLPSADPYLKPGEILVVHLWPRQRRKTRVIAVERHRP; this is translated from the coding sequence GTGTCCCGCTCCCGCCCGACGGTGCACGCCGCCGGGGCGCTCGTCTGGCGTCGCTCGCGCCGCACCCTGCAGGTGCTGCTCGTCCATCGCCCCCGCTACGACGACTGGTCCTGGCCGAAGGGGAAGCTCGACCCCGGTGAGACGCTCCCGGCGTGCGCGGTGCGCGAAGTCGCGGAGGAGACCGGCCTCCAGGTGGTGCTGGGGGTGCCGCTGCCGCAGGTGCGCTATCGCGTGGCCGACGGCCGCCTCAAGGCGTGCCACTACTGGGCGGCGCAGGCGGCCGACGACGGCGACCCCTCCCTGCGCGCCCGTCCCGCCGTCACGCCGTGCCACCCGACGGAGATCGACGAGGCCAGGTGGGTCGACGTGCGCACGGCCCGCAAGATGCTCACCCGCGCGGACGACCGTGCGCCGCTCGACGCCCTCGTCGACCTCTGGGACGAGGGTGCGCTCACGACGCGCACGCTCGTCGTCGTCCGCCACGCCCGCGCTCGCAAGCGCGCCGCCTGGAACCGCGGGGAGAACACGCGGCCACTCACGCGCGCCGGTGCGACGCAGGCCGCTGCCCTCGCCCCGCTGCTGGCGGCGTTCGGCGTCCGGCGTCTCGTCAGCAGCCCGTGGCGGCGCTGCACGGCGACGCTCGAGCCGTACGCGTCGTCGGCACGGCTCGCCGTCGAGACCCGCGACGAGCTCACCGAGGCGGCGCACAAGCGCTCGCGGTCGGGCGTGCGGGGTGTGGTGACTCAGCTCGTGCGGGCCGCCGCGGCACGGGCGGCGTCTCCCGCCGGCGAGGGGAACCCGGGCGGGCTCGCGCCGTCGGCGGACGGTGTGATCGCGCTGTGCACGCACCGGCCCGTGCTGCCGACCCTCGTCGAGGTGCTCGAGGCGAGGTCGCCGAGCCGCGTGCGCAAGGTGCTCCCGTCGGCGGACCCGTACCTCAAGCCCGGCGAGATCCTCGTCGTGCACCTGTGGCCGCGCCAGCGCCGCAAGACGCGCGTGATCGCCGTCGAGCGGCACCGCCCCTGA
- a CDS encoding RNA degradosome polyphosphate kinase, whose translation MTESGLSEAPVDLSDAPDLPEPVGAELPDGRFADRELSWLAFNERVLELAEDEQLPLLERVRFCSIFASNLDEFFMVRVAGLQRRIATGLAVTAASGLSPRQVLEAISIRAHDLTQRHAAVFADKVQPALALEGITLVHWDALDAAEQDRLHKFFRKQIFPVLTPLAVDPAHPFPYISGLSLNLAVVVRNPATGKEHFARVKVPPLLPRFIAVDASGRPHRPDDRRDDEGPTSFVPLEDVIAVHLDYLFPGMDVVEQHTFRVTRNEDLEVEEDDAENLLQALEKELLRRRFGPAVRLEVARDITPTVRELLIRELGITEAEVYELPAPLDLTGLDVIADLERSELSYPRFVGGTPRALAEVESATPTDFFAAIREKDVLVHHPYDSFSTSVQQFLAQAAADPAVLAIKQTLYRTSGDSPIVDSLIDAAEAGKQVLAIVEIKARFDEQANISWARKLEQAGVHVVYGIVGLKTHCKLALVVRQEPDGLRRYCHVGTGNYNPKTARLYEDLGLLTCDGEVGQDLTRLFNQLSGYAPKSRFHRLLVAPRSIRIGLVERIEREVANHRAGLPAGIRFKVNSIVDEAIIDALYRASQAGVPVDLVVRGICALRAGVPGLSENIRVRSILGRFLEHARLFSFAGGGDPEVYIGSADLMHRNLDRRVEVLVRLTDPDHLAEMSELLDLSMDPGTTSWHLTDEGGRQVWERHARSADGEPLQDLQDILMARQRRRTPAR comes from the coding sequence ATGACCGAGTCCGGCCTCTCGGAAGCCCCCGTCGACCTGAGCGACGCCCCCGACCTTCCCGAACCGGTGGGCGCCGAGCTGCCCGACGGCCGCTTCGCGGACCGGGAGCTGAGCTGGCTCGCGTTCAACGAGCGGGTGCTCGAGCTCGCCGAGGACGAGCAGCTCCCGCTGCTGGAGCGCGTGCGCTTCTGCTCGATCTTCGCGTCGAACCTCGACGAGTTCTTCATGGTGCGGGTCGCCGGGCTGCAGCGTCGCATCGCGACGGGCCTCGCCGTCACTGCCGCCTCCGGGCTCAGCCCGCGCCAGGTGCTGGAGGCGATCTCGATCCGGGCGCACGACCTGACGCAGCGGCACGCCGCCGTGTTCGCGGACAAGGTGCAGCCGGCGCTCGCGCTCGAGGGCATCACGCTCGTCCACTGGGACGCGCTGGACGCCGCCGAGCAGGACCGCCTGCACAAGTTCTTCCGCAAGCAGATCTTCCCGGTGCTGACGCCGCTCGCCGTCGACCCGGCACACCCGTTCCCGTACATCTCCGGCTTGTCGCTCAACCTCGCCGTCGTCGTCCGCAACCCGGCGACGGGCAAGGAGCACTTCGCCCGGGTCAAGGTGCCGCCGCTGCTGCCCCGGTTCATCGCCGTCGACGCGTCGGGGCGCCCGCACCGGCCGGACGACCGCCGCGACGACGAGGGGCCGACGTCGTTCGTGCCGCTCGAGGACGTCATCGCCGTGCACCTCGACTACCTGTTCCCCGGCATGGACGTCGTGGAGCAGCACACGTTCCGCGTGACGCGGAACGAGGACCTGGAGGTCGAGGAGGACGACGCCGAGAACCTCCTGCAGGCGCTCGAGAAGGAGCTCCTGCGGCGGCGCTTCGGTCCCGCGGTGCGGCTCGAGGTGGCTCGCGACATCACGCCGACCGTGCGCGAGCTGCTCATCCGCGAGCTCGGGATCACCGAGGCCGAGGTGTACGAGCTGCCGGCGCCGCTCGACCTCACGGGGCTCGACGTCATCGCCGACCTGGAGCGCTCGGAGCTGTCCTACCCGCGGTTCGTCGGCGGCACGCCGCGGGCGCTCGCGGAGGTGGAGAGCGCCACCCCCACGGACTTCTTCGCGGCGATCCGCGAGAAGGACGTGCTGGTGCACCACCCGTACGACTCGTTCTCGACGAGCGTGCAGCAGTTCCTCGCGCAGGCCGCCGCCGACCCGGCGGTGCTCGCCATCAAGCAGACGCTGTACCGGACGTCCGGCGACTCGCCCATCGTCGACTCCCTGATCGATGCCGCCGAGGCCGGCAAGCAGGTGCTGGCGATCGTGGAGATCAAGGCGCGCTTCGACGAGCAGGCGAACATCTCGTGGGCGCGCAAGCTCGAGCAGGCGGGCGTGCACGTCGTGTACGGGATCGTCGGTCTCAAGACGCACTGCAAGCTGGCGCTCGTCGTCCGGCAGGAGCCCGACGGTCTGCGTCGCTACTGCCACGTCGGCACCGGGAACTACAACCCGAAGACGGCCAGGCTGTACGAGGACCTCGGCCTGCTGACGTGCGACGGCGAGGTGGGCCAGGACCTGACCCGGCTGTTCAACCAGCTGTCCGGGTACGCGCCGAAGAGCCGGTTCCACCGGTTGCTCGTGGCGCCGAGGTCCATCCGGATCGGCCTGGTCGAGCGGATCGAGCGGGAGGTCGCCAACCACCGCGCCGGCCTGCCCGCGGGCATCCGGTTCAAGGTCAACTCGATCGTCGACGAGGCGATCATCGACGCGCTGTACCGCGCCTCCCAGGCAGGCGTGCCGGTGGACCTCGTGGTGCGCGGCATCTGTGCGCTGCGCGCGGGCGTCCCGGGCCTCAGCGAGAACATCCGGGTCAGGTCGATCCTCGGCCGGTTCCTCGAGCACGCCCGGCTGTTCTCGTTCGCCGGAGGCGGCGACCCCGAGGTGTACATCGGCAGCGCCGACCTCATGCACCGCAACCTCGACCGGCGCGTCGAGGTCCTGGTGCGGCTCACGGACCCCGACCACCTCGCGGAGATGTCCGAGCTGCTCGACCTGTCGATGGATCCCGGGACGACGTCGTGGCACCTGACCGACGAGGGGGGCAGGCAGGTGTGGGAGCGGCACGCGCGCTCGGCTGACGGCGAGCCGTTGCAGGACCTGCAAGACATCCTCATGGCCCGCCAACGGCGGCGCACCCCGGCGCGCTGA